The following nucleotide sequence is from Phycisphaerae bacterium.
CGATACCCCACATCAGCTTCCTGGACTCGGACTTCCAGTCGGTGATCATTCGACACAATCTCGCGGCGTAGACTCCGTTCGTCGAACTTCGGATGCGGGCAATTCCATGCCTATATGGTCAGATTGCCATGAACCCGGCGTAACAAAAAGCGGTCCCGGCCGCCTCACGCCCGCAGCGCCGCGGCCTGTTCCTTCAGGTTGTGTTTCAATACCGACTCGATGCATCTCCAGAAACCTTCCAGACAGCGGACTTTCAAACGATAGTAGGTATTGAGGCCCTGCTTGCGGTCCTCGATCAGTCCGACGTTCTTGAGGATGGCCAGATGTTTGGACACCGTGGACTGATCCGCCCCGACCAGAGGCGTCAACTTACAGACACAACATTCCCCCTCGGCCAAGACGTCGAGAATCAACAAGCGGCTGGGATGAGCCAAGGCCTTAGCAACCCGGGCTCGAACCTCATAATGTGATTTGGATCTGGTCCTCATGGCTTCATGGCAATTATGCCATATAGTTCGGCAAAGTCAAGGCCGAACTTGCGTTACCGGGCCCGGTTTGCCACTGGGGCGCCTGATGGGGGGATTGAACCCCTCAGCTCTCCGCGAATCCGGAGAGGGCTGCCCGAAGACAGGCAAGCCCGAAGACCCCGGGTTGAAACAGCCCACCGGGAGGTTTACATGGACGGGGCAGATACCCGTCGTTAAGATCCTTCCAGCACCCCCGCTTCCTGGGAGGTCTCAGCCATGAGCCGAAAGCAAGACACCCCGATATCACGACGCAGCTTGATCAAGACCACCGGTTTTGTCGCCGGCGCCGCCGTTGGCTTGCCCTACATTCTTCCCTCAGGCTCGCTGGCGGCCACCTCGGGCACATCGGCGAATGAACGTCTGACAGTAGCCGTCATCGGCGTCGGGGGCATGGGTACGGTTCACCTCAGGAACCTGCTGGAGTTCAGGAACGAGGGCAAGGTCAACATCGCGGCCGTCTGCGACGCGGACGAGAGGCGACTTGCCAAGGCGGTCGAGATGGCCGGGCCGGGAGTCATGCCCTACCGCGACTACCGCTATGTCCTCCAACGCAAGGACGTCGACGCGGTCGTGATCGCGACCCCAGACCACTGGCACGCCGTGCAGACCGTGCACGCGTGCGAATGTGGCAAGCACGTGTACGTCGAGAAGCCGGCGTCGGTCACAATCGAAGAAGGCAAGGCCATGGTGGCAGCGGCCCGGCGGTATAAGCGGGCCGTCCAGGTAGGTGCCCAGGGACGAACTGCCAAGGGTGCTCACGCCACGTGCACGGCCATCCGCAACGGCATTGTCGGCAAGGTCACGAAGGTGACATGCTGGCATTACGAAACACCCGCGGACGAGCACCCGGTACCGGATTGCGACCCGCCGCCCGAGTTGGACTGGGATCTGTGGCTGGGGCCGCTTCGATGGCGGCCTTACAACCCGCGATACTGCCCGGGGACGTTCCGCTGGATGATGGAGTCGGGCGGCGGGCAGATCCGCGATCGCGGGGCACATCAGTTCAGCACCATCCTGTGGTGCATGAACGCCGACGAGCAGATCTCGTTCGCCGTCGAGGCCACGGGTACCCCGCCGACCAAGGGGCTTTGGGACTGCCCGGTCACGATGGATGTCACCTACACATTCAAGAATCCCGACTGGCAATTGATCTGGGGGCAGCCGGGCGAGAAGGTCGGCAAGACCGAATTCGGAAACGTCTTCTGGGGCGAGAAAGGGCGACTGATTCTCGAGTGGGAAGGCGCTTACAAAGCTGCGGAACCTGAAGCCACCAACTTCGAGGTACCGCCCGGCGGCGTCGTTCCGCCACGAACGGACGAATACGAAGACTTCAACATGAATCATAAGGCCGACTGGTTCAACGCCATCCGCGAAGGCACACGGCCGGCCGTCGACATCGAGATCGGCCACCGTGTGGCGACGCTCTGCAATCTCGGCAATCTGTCATACCTGCTGGGACGCAGACTGGTCTGGGACGGCGAGCGGCAACAGGTGATCGGCGACGACCAGGCCAACCGCCTGCTCAGCCGGCCGCAACGATACCCCTATCACCTGTAGACGCAGGTCACCAGACATGCTTGCCTGGAACCTGACAACCCAGGATCGGTGGACCCCGCACAACGGTGGTTTTCTGACCTTTCGGGGCCTTGGATGACACCGGATAACCGACGCTGATCGAAGAACGCGGCAATCACGTCCGTCACGGGGGGCCGGCTGATGCCATCCACTTCGACAATCTGAACAACGCTTGATCCTTCCCGCCAGGGTCGATCCTGGCCCGGCGAACCGCGGATTCGAGAATGGCGATGGATTTGTCGTAAGTAGAGCGGTCCACAGGGAAAGGATGGCCGTCCTTGCCGCCGTGGGCGTAGGTGAAAGTGGGCGGATCGGCGGGCGACCAGCGGCGGGTAATGTCGCGGCGGCAGGCGGGGGTGCCGTAGATCAACTCGGCCAGCAGGGCAAGGCTGCGAATCGTCTTCGGTCCGACACCCGGGCAGCCGAGCAGCGTCTCGAAGTCTTTCGGTTGTCTCTCGAAAGTAGTTGCCAGAATCCGCCGCAGCCGCTCGGGGTTGATGTCGGCCGGCGTCACCGGGTGATGCGCGGGCAGGAACAATGATGGGCCGGCAGTGATCTCGCGCAGCAGCTTATCGGGCTGAAGCCGGGCCAGCTCACTGGAGCGCAACCGCGAGGAATCTGCCTCGCGAGCCACCATGTTGAGCAGGAGCCGCGGATCGGCCGGCTCGGAGGCCACAGCGTTGTGCGGTTCGCAGACGAAATCGCTCACCGTGCTGCCCAGCCAGTGGTATCGCCGGGCGTAGCCGGTTGCGTCGTTCATGCCTTGCTGGACAACGCACCACTCGTTGTCGTCGCTGAACAGGAAGTGGTGCGTGTAGATCTGATATCCGTCCTGGACCGCGGCGCTGTCCACTTTGGCGGCCATGCGCGATGAGTAGATCAGGCGGTCACCTTGCAGAGATCGCTGGGCGGAGATGTCCGCGATCTGCTCGGGCGTTTTGCGCGAGGCGCCGCCCTTGCCGCCGGCGACGTGGATGCCGAGGTCCGGTCCCATCCGCCGATAGGCTTCGCCCAAGGCGCCGCAGGTGACCGTGGTCAGGCCGCTCGAATGCCAATCGAACCCGAGGACGCAGCCGAACGCCTGGAACCAAAGCGGGTCTGCCAGCCGCCGCAACATCTCGGCCGGGCCCTGATCGGCGACAATGAGCTGTACGACGGAACCGGCCAGCCGGTGCATTCGCTTGAACAGCCAAGCCGGGGCCTTGCCACCGTGAAGCGGGAGATGTGCGATGCGGCGTTGCATGGGTTCTCACGCCCGATAGTGTTCCGGGGTACCGGCCTGCGCCGCCGGTATTGGTTGGCCGAGGCCGCGACGTGGCTTTTTCTGAAACGCCTCGGGCAGGGCATCGATGATGTCCGTTGCGATCATCGAGACTTGGCCGAGTCTCTTGGCCGCCAAGTCGCCAGCCAACCCGTGGAAGTACACACCGGCGATGGCTGCGTCGAACGGGGTCATCCCCTGTCCGATAAGTGCGGCGATCATCCCCGTTAGCACGTCACCGCTGCCACCCGTGGCCATGCCGGGGTTGCCGCTGTTATTCGTGTAGACCAACTCACCGTCAGTGACAATCGTTGCGGCCCCCTTGAGAACGACAACCGGCGGACTGCCGTCAGGGCTGCTGTTCGCACGCATGGCCTGCGCGGTACGGATGGCGTGGCCCTCCCGGTCAGCCTGGATTTGAGCGATTGAGGTTTCGAGCAGCCGAGCCAGCTCACCAGGGTGAGGGGTAATGACCGTCCGAGCATGGTCGAAGTGTTGCCAGCCCTTGGCCGCCTCTAGGCCACCTTGGGGGGCGAGGTTCAGGGCGTCGGCATCGATAACCGCCGGGACACCCAGTCGCCGAATGGCCTCAATGAGCTGCCAGAACTGGGTGCCATAGGTAGCCGGTCCTCGCCCGACACCCGGGCCGATCGCCACCACGTCCGGCCGGGCACCGTCCGGCGGCACACCCAGCAGGCCCAGCTTCTTGAGCCTACGTTCGGCAGCGGGGGGATCGATACGGCCGTCGCGGGTCTCGGGCAAGGGAACGGTCGTGGCGCAGGGACACATAATGGCCACGGAAGGCTGGACGGACTCCGGTACAGCGATGGTCGCCAGGCCGGCCCCGCTTCGCAACGCTGCCAAGCCGGCCAAGGCGGGGGCGCCGGCCATGCCAACGCTTCCCCCAACGATAAGAACCCGTCCAAAAGTGCCCTTATGGGCGTCTGCAGCACGGGGAGGGAGTACCGGGACACGGTGAATGTGTCTGCACTTGGCTGTCATGTGTCACTCTCTCTGCACAACCGATCATCGCCTGCGTGTTCGTTTCGGCTTGGGCTCATTCGCCTGGCTTGTCTCGCTCTCGGCGGTCGGCCGCTGTGCTGCACGACATATCAGGGCGGCCATGTAGCCGGCGCCGAAGCCGTTGTCGATGTTCACAACGGCCACGCCGGCGGCGCAACTGTTCAGCATGGTAAGCAGCGGAGCCAGACCGCCGAAGCTGGCCCCATAACCGACGCTGGTTGGTACGGCGATGACCGGACAACCGACCAGCCCGCCAACAACACTGGCCAAAGCTCCTTCCATACCGGCACATACGACAACGACGCGGGCTTGGCTCAGCTCGGCGGAATGGGCCAACAGGCGGTGGATGCCCGCCACGCCGACGTCATAAAACTGCCGAGTCGGCTGATCCATGATTTCGCAAGTTTCGCGGGCCTCCTCGGCGACGGGCAGGTCGGAGGTTCCGGCGCAAACGATGGCCACGAAATCGGACGAAGCTTTTTTCCGCTCGGCAAGGTCGGTCGAGGCCTTCCCTGAGGGCTGCCTGATGGTGATCGTCCGGGCAATCGGATTGTAGTGGGCCTTTGGGAACCGCTTTTGGACCGCTTTGGCCATTGCGAGGCTGGCGCGGGTGGCCAGAAGGTTGCCGCCATAAGCCAGACGGTGTTTGACGACCGCCAAAACCTGTTCGATCGTCTTGCCCTCACAGTAGATCACCTCAGGAAAGCCGCAGCGAATCGCCCGATGATGGTCGATCTTCGCGAAGCCCAGATCCTCATAGGGCAAGTGCCTGAGGTCTCCGATCGCCTGTTCCACGGATCGCCGGCCAAGACGTACCTGTTCAAGCAAGCGTCTGAGTGATGATTCGTGCATGCCCGCCATCATAGAGTCGCTCGGGGCAAAACGCCACCGTGCGAACGGCCGCGTTTTCAGAATCTGTCGCGTGTTCATAAAAGTCTTGTTCGTCCGTTCCGATACAATTGGCATGGAGGTCTTACTCCCCTCATCTTCGTCCTGCCGAGCGGCATGTTCACGACCCGCTGATCCGGGCACGTTCATTCCCTCGCGTCCGCGCGAGCGGCAGGATCGCCGGTTCATCTGGCTCCTGATCGGAGTCTGGATCGTCAACTGCTTTGACCTTGAACTGACTCTGCTCGCCGCCCACCAACGCATGCTTTGGGAGTTAAACCCCGTGGTCGGCAGAGTGCTGCCCTTCGGTCCGAAGGGGCTGACCTGTTACAAGTTCGCGTTGCTCGGATTCGGCAGCCTGGTTCTGTGGCGGTACCGGCGGTATCGCGTTGCGGTCGTCGCCTTGTGGATCGTCGCGATCGCCTGTGTGGGACTGTCACTGGTGTGGTACCAGCTTTATTTCGGGGCCGAGCCAACCTGGGGCGGCATCAACACAAGCTGCATCGTATCAGGCTGATCGATACTCACTTCCGGGACGCGATTCCTGAAACCTCAGGGGCGTCGGGCTGGACCCCGTTGTGCGGTCAGCCGTCGCTCCTGGTGAATCGTCGTTCGCAGTCTTTCCTTTCCACTGGGGGGCGTGAGGATGAGTTCCACATCGATGAGGCGGCTGCTGCTTTGTTGGAACGTACCCGTCGCAGGACAGAGCTTCGCCTCCACATTGTGAGTGCCAGACTTAAGATAAGGGCGAATACCCGGCGACGTATCTTTCATCGGTAAGTCGGCCAACCGCACTGTTCCTTTGGCTTCGAACCACACTTCGGCCGGTACCGGATCATCGTCGGTGACGGAACAGAGGCTCCAGCGCAGACATGAGTTCAGCCGCGCGGCCAGCGGGATGTCAGCGGGGATTTCGGCTTCCCAGGTTTCGCCGACCTGCGCCCGACCGGCAGGCATGACCGGGAACAGCGCTTCGCCGACGAGTTCAAGCATGCAATTGTCACGGAAGAACCAGTAGACGGCGAGCAGGTGCGGCGGCGGGACAATGACGCCGGCCTGCCTCCATCTGTGGTCGAGTCCGCGAAGCTCGAGCAAACGACCGTCGGGACTGACCAGCAGAGTCAACTCAGCGTCGGTCACAGCCTCCATGAGATCCGCCAGTTGATCACCCTTGCCGGCCTTGTCGTTTTCCGAATCGTAAGCCAGCGACGATTGAGGCGCGTCGACCTTCATCCGGATCCGCACGAATCGCAGGGTTGCTTCGACGGCGCCGTCGTCTCGGACCTTGACCGCCCTCAGCAAGGCGTGCAAATCGAGATCGACATCTTGTGTCGTCGAGCCGG
It contains:
- a CDS encoding metalloregulator ArsR/SmtB family transcription factor; translation: MRTRSKSHYEVRARVAKALAHPSRLLILDVLAEGECCVCKLTPLVGADQSTVSKHLAILKNVGLIEDRKQGLNTYYRLKVRCLEGFWRCIESVLKHNLKEQAAALRA
- a CDS encoding Gfo/Idh/MocA family oxidoreductase translates to MSRKQDTPISRRSLIKTTGFVAGAAVGLPYILPSGSLAATSGTSANERLTVAVIGVGGMGTVHLRNLLEFRNEGKVNIAAVCDADERRLAKAVEMAGPGVMPYRDYRYVLQRKDVDAVVIATPDHWHAVQTVHACECGKHVYVEKPASVTIEEGKAMVAAARRYKRAVQVGAQGRTAKGAHATCTAIRNGIVGKVTKVTCWHYETPADEHPVPDCDPPPELDWDLWLGPLRWRPYNPRYCPGTFRWMMESGGGQIRDRGAHQFSTILWCMNADEQISFAVEATGTPPTKGLWDCPVTMDVTYTFKNPDWQLIWGQPGEKVGKTEFGNVFWGEKGRLILEWEGAYKAAEPEATNFEVPPGGVVPPRTDEYEDFNMNHKADWFNAIREGTRPAVDIEIGHRVATLCNLGNLSYLLGRRLVWDGERQQVIGDDQANRLLSRPQRYPYHL
- a CDS encoding DUF763 domain-containing protein, which encodes MQRRIAHLPLHGGKAPAWLFKRMHRLAGSVVQLIVADQGPAEMLRRLADPLWFQAFGCVLGFDWHSSGLTTVTCGALGEAYRRMGPDLGIHVAGGKGGASRKTPEQIADISAQRSLQGDRLIYSSRMAAKVDSAAVQDGYQIYTHHFLFSDDNEWCVVQQGMNDATGYARRYHWLGSTVSDFVCEPHNAVASEPADPRLLLNMVAREADSSRLRSSELARLQPDKLLREITAGPSLFLPAHHPVTPADINPERLRRILATTFERQPKDFETLLGCPGVGPKTIRSLALLAELIYGTPACRRDITRRWSPADPPTFTYAHGGKDGHPFPVDRSTYDKSIAILESAVRRARIDPGGKDQALFRLSKWMASAGPP
- a CDS encoding NAD(P)H-hydrate dehydratase — translated: MTAKCRHIHRVPVLPPRAADAHKGTFGRVLIVGGSVGMAGAPALAGLAALRSGAGLATIAVPESVQPSVAIMCPCATTVPLPETRDGRIDPPAAERRLKKLGLLGVPPDGARPDVVAIGPGVGRGPATYGTQFWQLIEAIRRLGVPAVIDADALNLAPQGGLEAAKGWQHFDHARTVITPHPGELARLLETSIAQIQADREGHAIRTAQAMRANSSPDGSPPVVVLKGAATIVTDGELVYTNNSGNPGMATGGSGDVLTGMIAALIGQGMTPFDAAIAGVYFHGLAGDLAAKRLGQVSMIATDIIDALPEAFQKKPRRGLGQPIPAAQAGTPEHYRA
- the larB gene encoding nickel pincer cofactor biosynthesis protein LarB encodes the protein MHESSLRRLLEQVRLGRRSVEQAIGDLRHLPYEDLGFAKIDHHRAIRCGFPEVIYCEGKTIEQVLAVVKHRLAYGGNLLATRASLAMAKAVQKRFPKAHYNPIARTITIRQPSGKASTDLAERKKASSDFVAIVCAGTSDLPVAEEARETCEIMDQPTRQFYDVGVAGIHRLLAHSAELSQARVVVVCAGMEGALASVVGGLVGCPVIAVPTSVGYGASFGGLAPLLTMLNSCAAGVAVVNIDNGFGAGYMAALICRAAQRPTAESETSQANEPKPKRTRRR
- a CDS encoding DUF5658 family protein, whose protein sequence is MEVLLPSSSSCRAACSRPADPGTFIPSRPRERQDRRFIWLLIGVWIVNCFDLELTLLAAHQRMLWELNPVVGRVLPFGPKGLTCYKFALLGFGSLVLWRYRRYRVAVVALWIVAIACVGLSLVWYQLYFGAEPTWGGINTSCIVSG